The following coding sequences are from one Sphingobium sp. Cam5-1 window:
- a CDS encoding TlpA family protein disulfide reductase, whose protein sequence is MTLLLLAGLGACDRQSPGAGQDQANSSAPVPPTSGEATSPAQSGKGAFSFTLDRSKAGTPAPDFAFAGPDGKDATLQDFAGKPLLVNLWATWCAPCIAEMPTLDAVAKAYGAKGLAVLTISQDSQGESVVKPFFAKHALPHLKSFIDPENQFGFHYATGMLPTTVLYDREGKEMLRVIGAMDWNSKEGRDLIEAALES, encoded by the coding sequence ATGACACTGCTCCTGCTGGCTGGCCTCGGCGCGTGCGATAGGCAATCGCCGGGCGCGGGGCAAGATCAAGCCAATAGCAGCGCGCCAGTCCCCCCGACAAGCGGCGAGGCAACCAGCCCGGCACAAAGCGGCAAGGGCGCGTTCAGCTTCACGCTCGACCGTTCAAAGGCAGGCACCCCCGCCCCCGATTTCGCCTTCGCCGGGCCGGATGGCAAGGACGCCACCTTGCAGGATTTCGCGGGCAAGCCGTTGCTGGTGAACCTCTGGGCGACATGGTGCGCCCCCTGCATCGCGGAAATGCCGACGCTCGATGCCGTCGCCAAGGCTTACGGGGCCAAGGGTCTGGCCGTGCTGACCATCTCCCAGGACAGCCAGGGCGAAAGCGTGGTGAAGCCCTTCTTCGCCAAGCACGCGCTGCCGCACCTTAAAAGCTTCATCGATCCGGAAAACCAGTTCGGCTTCCACTATGCGACCGGCATGTTGCCCACGACCGTGCTGTACGACCGGGAAGGCAAGGAAATGTTGCGCGTGATCGGCGCGATGGACTGGAACAGCAAGGAAGGCCGGGACCTGATCGAGGCGGCTTTGGAGTCTTAG
- the argH gene encoding argininosuccinate lyase codes for MWGGRFAAGPASVMREINASIPFDKRLWKQDIAGSKAHVAMLAKQGIVEGEDAQAITEGLNRIAAEYEANGVPVNLDLEDIHMVTESRLAELIGPAAGRLHTARSRNDQVATDFRLWVRDAIDEVQAGLKALQQALLARAEEHVDAVMPGFTHLQSAQPVTLGHHLMAYFEMIRRDRSRFADARDRLNECPLGAAALAGTGFPIDRHATAAALGFAKPTDNSLDSVSDRDFALDYLMAATQCSLHLSRLAEEFIIWASQPFGFVKLPDAYSTGSSIMPQKRNPDAAELVRGHAGRIMGCMTALCVTMKGLPLAYSKDMQDDKPPVFEAHDLLGLSIAAMTGMIETVTFRTDRMRGLAESGFATATDLADWLVREANVPFREAHHITGRAVAAAESAGTPLADLPIETLKAIDARIDERIYAVLTVDASVASRKSHGGTAPDQVRARIAQARMEQPREKTA; via the coding sequence ATGTGGGGCGGACGCTTCGCAGCTGGTCCGGCTTCGGTCATGCGCGAGATAAATGCCTCCATCCCGTTCGACAAGCGATTGTGGAAGCAGGACATCGCCGGGTCCAAGGCGCATGTGGCGATGCTGGCCAAACAGGGCATCGTCGAAGGCGAGGACGCGCAGGCGATCACCGAGGGGCTGAACCGCATCGCCGCCGAATATGAAGCGAACGGCGTGCCGGTGAACCTGGACCTTGAAGATATTCACATGGTCACGGAATCGCGGCTGGCGGAGCTTATCGGCCCGGCGGCGGGGCGGCTGCATACGGCGCGGTCGCGCAATGATCAGGTGGCGACGGATTTCCGCCTGTGGGTGCGCGATGCGATTGATGAGGTGCAGGCGGGGCTGAAGGCGCTGCAACAGGCGCTGTTGGCCCGCGCGGAGGAGCATGTTGATGCGGTGATGCCGGGCTTCACGCACCTCCAGTCCGCGCAGCCGGTGACGCTGGGGCATCATCTGATGGCCTATTTCGAAATGATCCGCCGCGACCGCAGCCGCTTTGCCGATGCGCGCGACCGGCTGAACGAATGCCCGTTGGGCGCGGCGGCGCTGGCAGGGACGGGCTTCCCGATCGACCGCCATGCGACGGCGGCGGCGCTGGGCTTTGCCAAGCCGACCGACAACAGCCTCGACAGCGTCAGCGACCGGGACTTCGCGCTCGATTATCTGATGGCGGCAACCCAATGCAGCCTGCATCTGTCGCGGCTGGCGGAGGAATTCATCATCTGGGCGAGCCAGCCCTTCGGTTTCGTCAAGCTGCCCGACGCCTATTCGACCGGCAGCTCGATCATGCCGCAGAAGCGCAACCCGGACGCCGCCGAACTGGTGCGCGGCCATGCCGGGCGGATCATGGGCTGCATGACGGCGCTGTGCGTCACGATGAAGGGCCTGCCGCTCGCCTATTCCAAGGATATGCAGGACGACAAGCCGCCGGTGTTCGAGGCGCATGACCTGCTGGGCCTGTCGATAGCGGCGATGACGGGCATGATCGAGACGGTAACGTTCCGCACCGATCGCATGCGCGGCCTGGCCGAAAGCGGCTTTGCCACCGCCACCGACCTTGCCGACTGGCTGGTGCGCGAAGCCAATGTGCCGTTCCGCGAGGCGCATCATATCACTGGCCGTGCCGTCGCGGCGGCGGAGAGCGCGGGCACGCCGCTCGCCGACCTGCCGATCGAGACGCTGAAAGCCATTGACGCCCGGATCGATGAGCGCATCTATGCGGTGCTGACGGTCGATGCGTCGGTCGCCAGCCGCAAGAGCCATGGCGGCACCGCGCCCGATCAGGTGCGCGCGCGGATCGCGCAGGCGCGGATGGAACAGCCGCGGGAGAAGACGGCATGA
- the lysA gene encoding diaminopimelate decarboxylase codes for MDHFDYVNGAMHVEQVPMAEIAQAVGTPVYIYSTATLTRHVNVFRDALSRLDDPLIAFAVKANPNGAVLATLGRQGLGADVVSGGELLRAIAAGIPANRIVFSGVGKTAEEMRLALEHGIFQFNLESEPEAEMLSGVALSMGKKASVAYRINPDVDAGTHAKISTGKSENKFGIPYDRALESYAAARDLPGLDVQGVAVHIGSQLTDLAPLEAAFTKVGVLIEQLRAAGHAIRTADLGGGLGVPYDPSLPLPPLPEAYGEMVTRVTQGWNVRLMFEPGRVIVGNAGALLSRVVRVKQGAQAPFVIVDAAMNDLMRPSLYDAWHDIRAVDPSGARETANVVGPVCETGDTFAMHRDMDVVQAGDLVAFMTAGAYGATMAGTYNSRPLTPEVLVSGDKWAVVRARPPIEALIEADSIPDWVQG; via the coding sequence TTGGACCATTTCGACTATGTGAACGGCGCCATGCATGTGGAGCAGGTGCCGATGGCGGAGATCGCGCAGGCGGTCGGCACGCCGGTCTATATCTATTCGACCGCGACCCTGACGCGCCACGTCAATGTCTTTCGCGATGCCCTGTCGCGGCTGGACGATCCGCTGATCGCCTTTGCGGTCAAGGCCAATCCCAATGGCGCGGTGCTGGCGACGCTGGGAAGACAAGGGCTGGGCGCGGACGTGGTTTCGGGTGGCGAGCTGCTGCGCGCGATCGCGGCGGGCATTCCGGCCAATCGCATCGTCTTTTCCGGGGTCGGCAAGACCGCCGAAGAGATGCGGCTGGCGCTGGAGCATGGCATTTTCCAGTTCAATCTGGAGAGCGAGCCGGAGGCCGAGATGCTGTCCGGGGTGGCGCTGTCGATGGGGAAGAAGGCTTCGGTTGCCTATCGCATCAACCCCGATGTGGATGCGGGTACGCATGCCAAGATTTCCACCGGCAAGTCGGAGAATAAGTTCGGCATTCCCTACGACCGCGCGCTGGAAAGCTATGCCGCGGCGCGCGATCTGCCGGGGCTGGATGTGCAGGGCGTCGCTGTTCATATCGGCAGCCAGCTGACCGACCTTGCTCCGCTTGAGGCGGCCTTCACGAAGGTCGGCGTCCTGATCGAACAGCTCCGCGCCGCTGGGCATGCCATCCGCACCGCCGATCTGGGCGGTGGACTCGGCGTCCCCTATGACCCCTCGCTCCCTCTGCCGCCGCTGCCGGAGGCCTATGGCGAAATGGTGACGCGGGTGACGCAGGGCTGGAATGTGCGCCTGATGTTCGAGCCGGGCCGGGTCATCGTCGGCAATGCGGGTGCGCTGCTGTCGCGCGTGGTGCGCGTCAAGCAGGGCGCGCAGGCGCCGTTCGTCATCGTCGATGCGGCGATGAACGACCTGATGCGGCCCAGCCTCTATGACGCTTGGCATGATATTCGCGCCGTCGATCCGTCGGGCGCGCGGGAGACCGCCAATGTGGTGGGGCCGGTCTGTGAGACAGGTGATACCTTCGCCATGCACCGTGACATGGACGTGGTGCAGGCGGGCGATCTGGTCGCCTTCATGACGGCGGGCGCTTATGGCGCGACCATGGCGGGCACCTATAACAGCCGCCCGCTGACGCCCGAAGTGCTGGTTTCCGGCGACAAATGGGCCGTCGTCCGCGCCCGTCCGCCGATCGAGGCGCTGATCGAGGCGGACAGCATTCCCGACTGGGTGCAGGGCTGA
- a CDS encoding precorrin-2 dehydrogenase/sirohydrochlorin ferrochelatase family protein, translated as MQSLPVFLVLRGRAVILTGSGEAAEAKRRLLERTGARVVGEDGDARIAIVADGDDATVARLKARGVLVNATDRPELCDFTLPAIIDREPVLIAIGTGGASAGLAKALRQRIEAMLPEKLGRLATALYDARAAIRTRWPDASARRRAIDAGLSAGGLIDPLREDAANEVPRWLAQQRDAEPSSLVALRLLSGDPDDLTLRAARLLGEADRIYHRPDVPAAILNRARADAVRIPATTPPETPGEGLSLWLEMPQ; from the coding sequence ATGCAAAGCCTGCCCGTCTTCCTGGTGTTGAGGGGCAGGGCCGTTATCCTGACGGGCAGCGGCGAGGCTGCGGAAGCCAAGCGGCGGCTGCTGGAACGGACGGGCGCGCGCGTCGTCGGTGAGGACGGCGACGCGCGAATCGCGATTGTCGCGGATGGCGATGACGCGACGGTTGCGCGGCTGAAGGCGCGGGGCGTGCTGGTGAATGCGACCGACCGGCCGGAGCTTTGCGATTTCACTCTGCCTGCCATCATCGATCGTGAGCCGGTGTTGATCGCCATCGGCACGGGGGGTGCGTCGGCGGGGCTGGCAAAGGCGCTGCGCCAGCGAATCGAGGCGATGCTGCCGGAGAAACTGGGCAGGCTCGCCACTGCGCTCTACGATGCGCGCGCCGCCATTCGCACTCGCTGGCCCGATGCCAGCGCCCGTCGCCGGGCTATTGACGCTGGGCTATCGGCTGGTGGCCTGATCGACCCGTTGCGCGAGGATGCCGCTAACGAGGTGCCCCGCTGGCTTGCTCAGCAGCGCGATGCAGAACCTTCCAGCCTTGTCGCGCTGCGCCTGCTGTCGGGCGACCCCGATGACCTGACGCTCCGGGCGGCGCGCCTGCTGGGGGAGGCCGATCGCATTTATCACAGGCCCGATGTGCCAGCGGCGATCCTGAACCGTGCCCGCGCCGACGCTGTGCGCATTCCCGCCACCACGCCGCCGGAAACACCGGGGGAGGGGCTCTCGCTCTGGCTGGAGATGCCGCAATGA
- a CDS encoding zinc transporter ZntB has translation MSRVFVNEGGHAREISLDDFCAQADHAPFSWIHADGWREDAQSIVSRCDHMPHAALSALLAQETRPRCTVMAHGALINLRGLGADAEASGDPLVSIRLWAEHARVITVSYRPLAAMEPVVKQMLAGEIRDPGDLIAAFAQEITEALDPEVAQLGDDLDEIESTLSDNGAAEVRRQVSEIRASAISYRRFISPQRQALERLSAADAPWLHPDDRLHLQEAADRCARMAEELEAVRERSALAHEELTDLRAEQMNRQALIISVVALVFLPLTFLTGLLGMNVNGIPFAHEAWAFWGVVGVCVAMAIGIGGWFTATRWLKR, from the coding sequence ATGAGCCGGGTGTTCGTCAATGAAGGCGGCCATGCGCGCGAAATTTCCCTCGATGATTTTTGCGCGCAGGCCGACCATGCGCCTTTCAGCTGGATTCATGCCGATGGCTGGCGGGAGGATGCGCAGAGCATCGTCTCGCGCTGCGACCATATGCCGCATGCGGCGCTGTCGGCGCTGCTGGCACAGGAAACCCGACCGCGTTGCACGGTGATGGCGCATGGTGCGCTCATCAACCTGCGCGGTCTGGGGGCGGACGCCGAGGCAAGCGGCGATCCGCTGGTGTCGATCCGCCTGTGGGCCGAACATGCGCGGGTGATTACCGTCAGCTACCGTCCGCTGGCGGCGATGGAGCCGGTGGTGAAGCAGATGCTGGCCGGAGAGATTCGCGATCCGGGCGACCTTATCGCCGCCTTTGCGCAGGAAATAACCGAAGCGCTTGATCCGGAAGTGGCGCAACTGGGCGATGATCTGGACGAAATCGAAAGCACGCTGAGCGACAATGGCGCGGCGGAGGTCCGGCGGCAGGTTTCGGAAATCCGGGCGTCGGCAATCAGCTATCGCCGTTTCATCTCACCGCAGCGGCAGGCGCTTGAAAGATTGTCGGCGGCGGATGCGCCCTGGCTTCACCCCGATGACCGGCTGCATTTGCAGGAAGCGGCGGATCGCTGCGCCCGCATGGCCGAGGAGCTGGAGGCGGTGCGCGAACGATCGGCGCTGGCGCATGAAGAGCTGACGGACCTGCGCGCGGAACAGATGAACCGGCAGGCGTTGATCATATCGGTCGTGGCGCTGGTTTTCCTGCCGCTCACCTTTCTGACCGGGCTGCTCGGCATGAACGTCAACGGCATTCCCTTCGCCCATGAAGCCTGGGCCTTTTGGGGCGTGGTAGGGGTTTGCGTCGCGATGGCGATCGGGATCGGCGGCTGGTTCACCGCGACTCGCTGGTTGAAGCGCTGA
- a CDS encoding response regulator transcription factor, whose amino-acid sequence MQFFKSAARTLNTDSDKAKSACPLRRRRLLLIEEDDTARAVIARRLSHLHYDAVLAENGFVALNRLLSRSVDIILIDMGLAILPGIATMKKIRAAGLAGQASFVMIAGKQDNASVVEALEAGADDYVTKPFDFDVLDARLRHLCQRADELNALTRHNAELDARIARRAVELGETRDALEEMQIDRARLVSSIQALNDEIARLNAARP is encoded by the coding sequence ATGCAGTTTTTCAAATCCGCTGCGAGGACGCTCAATACCGACAGCGACAAGGCGAAGAGCGCCTGCCCGCTCCGCCGCCGCAGGCTGCTACTGATCGAGGAAGACGACACGGCCCGAGCCGTGATCGCGCGCCGCCTGTCCCATCTCCATTATGACGCGGTGCTGGCTGAAAATGGCTTCGTGGCGCTGAACCGCCTTCTCAGCCGGTCGGTGGACATCATCCTGATCGACATGGGACTGGCGATCCTGCCGGGCATAGCCACCATGAAGAAAATTCGCGCCGCTGGCCTTGCCGGTCAGGCGAGCTTCGTGATGATCGCGGGCAAGCAGGATAACGCCAGCGTCGTGGAGGCTTTGGAAGCAGGCGCGGACGATTATGTCACCAAGCCTTTCGACTTCGATGTGCTGGACGCACGGCTGCGCCATCTGTGCCAGCGCGCCGATGAGTTGAACGCCCTCACCCGGCACAATGCCGAACTCGACGCCCGCATTGCGCGACGCGCCGTGGAATTGGGCGAGACGCGCGACGCGCTTGAGGAAATGCAGATCGATAGGGCGCGGCTTGTCTCATCGATCCAGGCGTTGAATGATGAAATCGCCCGGCTGAACGCTGCCCGCCCCTGA
- a CDS encoding TetR/AcrR family transcriptional regulator — protein sequence MTDAIDMSTPSRREANRRDRRDAIVAVARRSFLENGYAATTMSSIAAELGGSKGTLWSYFPGKEELFAAVLHDATETYHAGLAQLLDTGGPLEEKLMRFSHDLLRKVTSPDAIALHRLVAAESSRFPKMGAIFQELAPLYTRNLLARFLEVAMERGRLRRADAQLAARALIMLTLSGCHQQMIWGNGQSPTPEQVDADVAFAVDCFLRAYAPEAEAPSQGRSH from the coding sequence ATGACTGACGCGATAGACATGTCCACCCCTTCTCGCCGTGAAGCAAACAGGCGTGATCGCCGTGACGCGATCGTCGCGGTCGCCCGTCGGTCGTTCCTGGAAAATGGCTATGCCGCGACCACCATGTCCTCCATCGCTGCCGAATTGGGTGGGTCGAAGGGCACGTTGTGGAGCTACTTTCCCGGCAAGGAGGAACTGTTCGCCGCCGTACTGCACGATGCGACGGAAACCTATCATGCCGGCCTTGCTCAGCTTCTCGATACGGGTGGCCCGCTTGAAGAAAAGCTCATGCGCTTCAGTCATGACCTGTTGCGCAAGGTAACATCGCCTGACGCGATCGCACTGCATCGGCTGGTGGCCGCAGAATCGAGTCGCTTTCCCAAAATGGGGGCGATCTTCCAGGAACTTGCGCCCTTATATACCCGCAACCTGCTGGCCCGTTTTCTGGAGGTAGCGATGGAGCGGGGGCGGTTGCGGCGTGCCGATGCCCAGCTTGCGGCCCGGGCGCTGATCATGCTCACCTTGTCGGGCTGCCACCAGCAGATGATCTGGGGCAATGGCCAGTCACCCACGCCCGAACAGGTGGACGCCGACGTCGCATTCGCGGTCGATTGCTTCCTGCGCGCCTATGCGCCCGAAGCGGAGGCACCTTCACAGGGAAGATCGCATTAA
- a CDS encoding efflux transporter outer membrane subunit, whose product MSLHRLINSAHAGLLPVAILALSACAAVPDLGKAPAPRTPSSIAASQTFGQGEAAWPADGWWKSYGDSQLDALMEEGLAASPDIAAASARFRQASAAAQQAGAPLLPSVDLAGSAAATKQSYNMGFPKDFVPKGWLGTGQVALDMNFDLDLWGRNRAALAAATSEAEAARIDAQQARLALTTGIADAYADLARLFDQREIQQRALDIRSASQKLVTERQRNGLETRGSVRQADAAVSAARAVLAGIDQSIAVRRHQIAALIGAGPDRGLAITQPHLGKVADLGLPADVTTNLVARRPDVAAALARTEAAAKRIKVARADFFPAISLSALVGVQSLGYNTSFLDPSTSSPRSFLDTLFSKDSLFGNVGPAISLPIFHGGELRGRYRGARATFDEAVANYDKTVLGAYRDVADAVTGRRILGQRLTEARAALAASEEAYAIAQKRYRGGLFTFLDVLNVEDQLLSARQSVAELEALTFSTDIALIRALGGGFAASGTSSKDLPNG is encoded by the coding sequence ATGTCCCTGCATCGTCTCATTAATTCCGCGCACGCCGGACTTTTGCCGGTTGCGATATTGGCGCTTTCCGCCTGCGCGGCGGTGCCCGATCTTGGCAAGGCCCCAGCGCCCCGGACCCCGTCCAGCATCGCGGCATCGCAGACGTTCGGGCAGGGCGAGGCAGCGTGGCCAGCCGATGGATGGTGGAAAAGCTATGGCGACTCGCAACTCGATGCGTTGATGGAAGAGGGGCTTGCCGCCTCTCCCGACATCGCCGCCGCCTCGGCCCGCTTCCGCCAGGCATCCGCCGCGGCGCAGCAGGCCGGAGCCCCGCTTTTGCCGTCCGTTGATCTTGCCGGATCGGCCGCCGCGACGAAGCAGAGCTATAATATGGGCTTCCCCAAGGATTTCGTGCCCAAAGGTTGGCTGGGCACGGGGCAAGTCGCGCTCGACATGAATTTCGACCTTGATCTGTGGGGCCGCAACCGCGCTGCGCTGGCCGCCGCAACTTCGGAGGCGGAGGCCGCGCGCATCGATGCGCAGCAGGCGCGGCTGGCGCTGACGACGGGGATCGCCGATGCTTATGCCGACCTTGCCCGCCTGTTCGACCAGCGGGAAATCCAGCAGCGCGCGCTCGACATTCGATCCGCCAGCCAGAAACTCGTGACGGAGCGGCAGCGCAACGGGCTGGAAACGCGAGGCAGCGTGCGGCAAGCCGATGCGGCCGTTTCCGCCGCCCGTGCCGTGCTGGCGGGCATCGACCAATCCATCGCCGTCCGGCGGCATCAGATTGCGGCGCTAATCGGCGCAGGCCCTGATCGCGGCCTCGCCATCACGCAGCCGCATCTGGGCAAGGTCGCGGATTTGGGCCTGCCCGCCGATGTCACCACCAACCTGGTGGCGCGCCGCCCCGATGTCGCCGCCGCGCTCGCCCGGACGGAAGCCGCCGCCAAGCGTATCAAGGTTGCCCGCGCCGACTTCTTCCCGGCCATCAGCCTCAGCGCCCTCGTCGGGGTGCAGTCGCTCGGCTACAACACATCCTTCCTTGATCCCTCGACGTCGAGTCCACGCTCTTTCCTCGACACGCTGTTCAGCAAGGATTCGCTGTTCGGCAATGTCGGGCCAGCGATCAGCCTGCCGATCTTTCATGGTGGGGAACTGCGTGGCCGCTATCGTGGCGCGCGGGCGACCTTCGACGAAGCTGTCGCCAATTATGACAAGACCGTGCTTGGCGCCTATCGCGACGTGGCGGACGCCGTCACCGGGCGCCGGATATTGGGTCAGCGGCTGACCGAGGCCCGCGCCGCGCTGGCCGCATCGGAAGAGGCCTATGCCATAGCGCAGAAGCGCTACCGGGGCGGCCTGTTCACCTTCCTCGACGTGCTGAATGTCGAGGATCAGCTACTTTCCGCCCGCCAATCCGTCGCGGAGCTTGAAGCGCTGACCTTTTCCACTGACATTGCCCTCATTCGCGCGCTGGGCGGCGGCTTCGCTGCCAGCGGCACATCGTCCAAGGACCTGCCCAATGGCTGA
- a CDS encoding EmrA/EmrK family multidrug efflux transporter periplasmic adaptor subunit translates to MADAAPEFTADTGSADRNARMEQRKKWLVRLAVAVLVIGAIYALWYLLIGRNHVGTDNAYVNAEIAQVTPLISAQAIEVRVTDTQAVKRGDILVRLDPTNARIAVAQAEADLAEARRRFRQTAATSSSLAAQVKARGADITQAGAQLAAAQADYDKARVDLQRREALAPEGAVSGEEVTSARKAFAAARAGLEQARAGVATARATQGAAEGQLAANDALVSGSTVETDPAVLAAKAKLENARLDLGRTIIRAPIDGVVTRRQVQVGQRVAQGSPIMSIVPLSQVYVDANFKERQLRRVRVGMPATVIADIYGGDVVYHGKVVGFSGGTGSSLALIPAQNATGNWIKVVQRLPVRIALDPKELAAHPLRVGLSTEVEIDLSGA, encoded by the coding sequence ATGGCTGATGCAGCCCCCGAATTCACCGCCGATACCGGCAGCGCCGACCGGAACGCGCGGATGGAGCAGCGCAAGAAATGGCTGGTTCGCCTGGCCGTCGCCGTATTGGTCATCGGCGCGATCTATGCCCTTTGGTATCTGCTGATCGGCCGCAATCATGTCGGCACCGACAATGCCTATGTGAATGCCGAGATCGCGCAGGTGACGCCGCTCATCTCCGCGCAGGCGATCGAAGTGCGGGTGACCGACACGCAGGCGGTCAAGCGCGGCGACATATTGGTGCGGCTGGACCCCACCAACGCGCGCATCGCCGTCGCACAGGCGGAGGCTGACCTTGCCGAGGCGCGCCGCCGTTTCCGCCAGACCGCCGCGACCAGTTCATCGCTCGCCGCGCAGGTAAAGGCGCGCGGTGCCGACATCACGCAGGCGGGTGCGCAGCTCGCCGCCGCTCAGGCCGATTATGACAAGGCGCGCGTCGATCTTCAGCGGCGCGAGGCACTCGCGCCCGAAGGTGCCGTGTCGGGCGAAGAAGTCACCAGCGCGCGCAAGGCATTCGCCGCCGCCAGAGCGGGCCTTGAACAGGCGCGCGCAGGCGTGGCGACGGCGCGCGCGACTCAGGGCGCTGCCGAAGGTCAGCTCGCCGCCAATGACGCCCTTGTCAGTGGCTCGACGGTCGAGACGGACCCCGCCGTCCTCGCCGCCAAGGCGAAGCTGGAAAATGCGCGACTCGACCTTGGCCGCACGATCATCCGCGCGCCGATCGACGGTGTGGTGACGCGCCGTCAGGTGCAGGTCGGCCAGCGCGTGGCGCAAGGCAGCCCGATCATGAGCATCGTCCCTCTCAGCCAAGTCTATGTCGATGCCAATTTCAAGGAACGGCAGCTGCGCCGGGTGCGCGTCGGCATGCCCGCCACGGTCATTGCTGACATTTATGGCGGCGACGTCGTCTATCATGGCAAGGTTGTCGGCTTTTCGGGCGGAACCGGATCGTCTTTGGCTCTGATCCCGGCGCAAAATGCGACGGGCAACTGGATCAAGGTGGTTCAGCGCCTGCCCGTGCGTATCGCGCTTGATCCCAAGGAACTTGCTGCCCATCCGCTCCGCGTAGGCCTCTCGACCGAGGTCGAGATCGACCTTTCGGGCGCTTGA
- a CDS encoding DHA2 family efflux MFS transporter permease subunit, with product MDPRRRMLAGLVLALSNFMVVLDLTIANVSVPHIAGNLGITPDQGTWIITSYAVAEAICVPLTGWLAQRFGTVRLFIWGMIGFGLFSLLCGLSTTLGMIVACRIGQGLCGGPLMPMSQTLLMRIFPAEQRAKVMGLWAMTTLAGPAVGPIVGGYISDNWSWHWIFFINLPIAVVCVFAAMVLLRPAETERHKLPIDYIGLALLIFWIGCLQIMLDTGRDRDWFGDPMIVALAVMAGVGFLVFIIWELTEEHPIVDLRVFRHVGFTSGVLTLSLCFGAYFAGIVIIPQWLQMSMGYPAYSAGFVTAFTAMTAIFAAPFAGRAVGKIDVRLLISGSVIWMGMVTMWRSGWTSTADFWTLAMPQVVQGFAMPFFMIPLTTLTLGSVRPEETASAAGMQSFLRTLAVAISTSIVLTGWGNGQRTARNEMVSALDPGVGSQLAGSGLSAQQTPQMISNLVDQQATILSMNHVFFVAALVLFLAGALVWFAPKPTGRVDTSGAH from the coding sequence ATGGACCCCCGGCGGCGGATGCTGGCCGGGCTCGTGCTGGCGCTCAGCAATTTCATGGTCGTGCTGGACCTGACGATCGCGAACGTGTCGGTGCCGCATATCGCCGGAAATTTGGGCATCACGCCTGACCAGGGCACCTGGATCATTACATCCTATGCCGTGGCGGAGGCGATCTGCGTGCCGCTTACCGGCTGGCTCGCCCAGCGGTTCGGCACGGTGCGCCTGTTCATCTGGGGCATGATCGGCTTTGGACTGTTCTCGCTGCTCTGCGGCCTTTCAACGACGCTCGGCATGATCGTCGCCTGTCGTATCGGACAAGGATTGTGTGGCGGGCCGCTGATGCCGATGTCGCAGACCTTGTTGATGCGCATCTTTCCTGCCGAACAGCGGGCAAAGGTGATGGGCCTGTGGGCCATGACCACGCTCGCCGGGCCTGCGGTGGGGCCGATCGTCGGCGGCTATATCAGCGACAATTGGAGCTGGCACTGGATCTTCTTCATCAACCTGCCGATCGCGGTGGTGTGCGTGTTCGCTGCGATGGTGCTGCTGCGCCCTGCCGAAACGGAACGGCATAAGCTTCCCATCGATTATATCGGCCTTGCCCTGCTGATATTCTGGATCGGCTGCCTCCAGATCATGTTGGATACTGGCCGCGATCGTGACTGGTTCGGCGATCCGATGATCGTCGCCCTTGCGGTGATGGCCGGGGTCGGCTTCCTGGTCTTCATCATCTGGGAACTGACGGAGGAGCATCCGATCGTCGATCTGCGGGTCTTCCGCCATGTGGGCTTCACCTCTGGCGTGCTGACATTGTCGCTATGCTTTGGCGCCTATTTCGCCGGGATCGTGATCATCCCGCAATGGCTTCAGATGTCCATGGGCTATCCCGCCTATTCCGCAGGCTTCGTTACCGCCTTTACGGCGATGACGGCGATCTTCGCGGCACCCTTTGCAGGCCGCGCGGTCGGCAAGATCGACGTGCGGCTGCTGATATCGGGATCGGTGATCTGGATGGGCATGGTCACCATGTGGCGATCGGGCTGGACCAGCACGGCCGACTTCTGGACCTTGGCCATGCCGCAGGTCGTGCAGGGCTTTGCCATGCCCTTCTTCATGATCCCGCTGACCACCCTGACGCTTGGATCGGTGCGGCCGGAAGAGACCGCGTCGGCGGCGGGCATGCAAAGCTTCCTGCGCACGCTGGCGGTGGCGATATCCACCTCCATCGTCCTCACTGGCTGGGGCAATGGCCAGCGAACCGCGCGCAATGAAATGGTGTCGGCCCTTGATCCGGGCGTCGGATCGCAGCTGGCCGGTTCCGGGCTGTCGGCTCAGCAGACGCCGCAGATGATCTCCAATCTGGTCGATCAGCAAGCGACCATATTGTCGATGAACCATGTCTTCTTCGTGGCTGCGCTGGTCCTGTTTCTTGCAGGTGCGCTGGTCTGGTTCGCGCCCAAGCCGACCGGTCGGGTGGATACGTCAGGGGCTCACTAA